In Tessaracoccus flavus, the following are encoded in one genomic region:
- a CDS encoding IS1380 family transposase, with protein MSVTGDGGAVIAHAGSIGLRMLAENTGLTGALSTAMARRSFIPSVHDRGQVLTDVAVMLADGGEAISDIDVLRHQGQVLGPVASAPTVWRALDEVTDARRRKIQAARARVRRHVWAQLTAAGGVPASKVAGTDLGETIVLDVDATIVVTHSEKELASPTFKRTFGYHPIGVWCDNTGEFLAAALRTGRAGSNTAVDHIQVLGEAITQIPMPYRRNLLIRCDGAGASHQLLDWLHAQGQVRGRTLHYSVGFTIGEKVRAAITELPAGLWSPALTAEGEVREGGDVAELTGLLDLTSWPAGMRVILRRERPHPGAQLSLFEVHDGWRYQAFATNTTSGTLQFLEARHRAHARVEDRIRHAKDSGLGRFPSREFAINQTWLALTMIAADLVAWLKMLALDGDLAKAEPKALRYRLLHVPARLVHGARRRRLRLPKTWPWVEHLVAAFARIAAIPPPH; from the coding sequence ATGTCCGTGACCGGCGATGGCGGCGCGGTGATCGCCCACGCCGGCAGCATCGGACTCAGGATGCTGGCCGAGAACACCGGCCTGACCGGAGCCCTATCGACGGCGATGGCCCGGCGTTCGTTCATCCCCTCGGTGCATGACCGCGGCCAGGTACTGACCGATGTCGCGGTGATGCTCGCCGACGGCGGGGAGGCGATCTCCGACATCGACGTGCTGCGCCACCAGGGGCAGGTGCTGGGGCCGGTCGCGTCTGCTCCGACGGTGTGGCGTGCGTTGGACGAGGTCACCGACGCCAGGCGCAGGAAGATCCAGGCGGCCCGGGCCCGCGTCCGTCGCCACGTCTGGGCCCAACTGACAGCCGCTGGCGGTGTCCCGGCCTCGAAGGTCGCCGGGACCGATCTCGGAGAGACGATCGTGTTGGATGTCGATGCCACGATCGTGGTGACGCATTCGGAGAAGGAGTTGGCGTCGCCGACGTTTAAGAGGACGTTCGGGTATCACCCGATCGGTGTGTGGTGCGACAACACGGGCGAGTTCCTCGCCGCCGCGCTGCGGACAGGCCGGGCCGGGTCGAACACGGCCGTCGATCACATTCAGGTCCTGGGCGAGGCGATCACCCAGATCCCGATGCCGTATCGACGCAACCTGTTGATCCGCTGCGACGGTGCCGGCGCCTCTCACCAGTTGCTGGACTGGCTCCATGCGCAAGGCCAAGTCAGAGGCAGGACGCTGCACTACAGCGTGGGGTTCACGATCGGCGAGAAGGTGCGTGCCGCGATCACCGAACTTCCCGCAGGCTTGTGGTCCCCCGCGCTCACCGCTGAGGGTGAGGTCCGAGAAGGCGGGGACGTCGCCGAACTGACCGGACTGCTGGACCTGACCAGTTGGCCGGCCGGGATGAGGGTGATCCTGCGCCGCGAACGCCCCCATCCCGGGGCTCAACTGTCGCTGTTCGAAGTCCACGACGGGTGGCGGTATCAAGCGTTTGCCACCAACACCACGAGCGGCACTCTGCAGTTCCTGGAGGCCCGGCATCGGGCGCATGCCCGGGTCGAGGACCGGATCCGTCACGCCAAGGATTCTGGGCTGGGACGTTTCCCGTCTCGCGAGTTCGCCATCAACCAGACCTGGCTTGCACTGACGATGATCGCCGCCGATCTGGTGGCCTGGCTCAAGATGCTCGCCCTCGACGGCGACCTCGCCAAAGCCGAACCAAAGGCACTCAGGTATCGGCTGCTGCACGTCCCGGCAAGACTCGTTCACGGCGCCCGACGGCGACGACTGCGTCTACCCAAGACCTGGCCCTGGGTCGAGCACCTGGTGGCCGCGTTCGCCCGGATCGCCGCGATCCCACCACCGCACTGA
- a CDS encoding polysaccharide pyruvyl transferase family protein: MSCRARSQCTPRRSGERTEAYLHTLGFKDTAVIGCPSMAMFGPSHSVPNPVISEDTLVAYNVETSVDRMGAAVADAELNYRAVYFPQDLQTLGLMLWGSKRSPMRRDRRLPIWAGHPQFRSGTAEFMLDADSWIGRLRSFDFSFGTRIHGNIAALLAGVPSLTIPHDSRTAELAEYHQLARYAPAREEFMTVAQLVEWFSADAMNRATRSNFERLRSFLHENGLESIFDPGQEQALRLYESTIQQNLPQEPVRCRWVGLDSQDRRALWRQRPRHLEPALRRGVTNRAARAIRRHHYERLRASSTLGNAAAGAGQDPPSAKSRDRG; encoded by the coding sequence CTGTCGTGCCGTGCTCGATCGCAGTGCACGCCTCGGCGTTCGGGGGAACGGACAGAAGCCTATCTACACACCCTCGGGTTCAAGGACACTGCTGTCATCGGGTGTCCTTCGATGGCAATGTTTGGTCCATCGCACTCCGTCCCCAACCCCGTGATCAGCGAGGACACCCTCGTTGCCTACAACGTCGAGACCTCTGTCGACAGGATGGGCGCTGCAGTCGCTGACGCCGAACTAAACTACCGAGCCGTCTACTTTCCCCAAGACCTGCAGACTCTCGGATTGATGCTCTGGGGCTCCAAGAGAAGTCCGATGCGTCGAGATCGTCGACTGCCCATCTGGGCTGGCCATCCTCAGTTTCGCTCGGGGACCGCGGAGTTCATGTTGGATGCCGATTCCTGGATAGGCCGGCTACGCAGTTTCGATTTCTCCTTCGGGACCAGGATCCATGGCAACATCGCTGCACTTCTGGCCGGGGTTCCCTCGCTCACGATTCCTCACGACTCCCGAACCGCGGAACTCGCCGAGTACCATCAACTCGCCAGGTACGCGCCCGCCCGAGAGGAGTTCATGACTGTCGCCCAACTCGTTGAATGGTTCAGCGCGGATGCTATGAATCGGGCTACTCGCTCCAACTTCGAGCGGCTACGGTCGTTCCTCCACGAAAACGGACTCGAGTCCATCTTCGATCCAGGTCAGGAACAAGCACTGCGGCTCTACGAGAGCACGATCCAGCAAAATCTGCCGCAAGAGCCGGTTCGTTGCCGGTGGGTCGGACTTGACTCCCAGGATCGACGAGCTCTCTGGCGCCAGCGGCCACGGCACCTGGAGCCTGCCCTTCGACGCGGGGTCACCAACCGTGCCGCCAGAGCAATTCGCCGTCATCATTACGAGCGCCTCCGCGCCAGCTCTACCCTGGGCAACGCCGCGGCGGGCGCAGGGCAGGATCCGCCAAGTGCTAAGTCTAGGGACCGAGGATAA
- a CDS encoding glycosyltransferase, producing the protein MHESLALLRALAINVARRHGHRVLVIKGESLSHHGLRERSTHADVDVLVAPADVDAYLEAMAAIGWRSRMGRYNDYPVRNHSVTLIHDTWPVDLDVHRVYPGFLRSADEVFDVLWSRRQEITSAHQGVDIPDFSSSALILALHSARSRADNSRHAAELAHLIHLSAGWSEQQRADVAEVARATGCSQALDEVLPLMGVPVSTDDGASPADIVRWRHVIHGEVSSLEAWRANLREQPVHRWPGLVWHAVWPSEEFLRATSRIPPNATDIDGIRLKRLTDGAARIGRALKVKLGWGTATTPVSAATQSAQPRPGEPPLVSVVIPVYNTAAYLEDCLTSVLAQTYTNLEIVCVDDGSTDDSLAMLQRIADGDPRVRVIRRKHEGVGATRNTGIRVASGELLTFVDSDDVVSPTLVETLVSALGHTDAVMSGWPREGRIVDSATAIAEGIRLGTLNMHGKLLRTEVLRDHTVLFEEDLSLREDIIFNAGYLLQARRITLLPEQLYKHRPRPGSLTSAYRPHKYEELTSANSRLAGLTGHLHTPEFASLINYLQIRSLISAGLNLHHPDSQVPSASAARLLRTWQRDAGDLPVRHGDPKMRVVGLLYNALGLNGTVGLIHWLKGLRAKLPG; encoded by the coding sequence ATGCACGAATCGTTGGCGTTGCTCCGGGCCCTCGCAATCAACGTCGCGCGCCGCCACGGCCACCGCGTGCTGGTGATCAAGGGTGAATCCCTCTCCCACCATGGGCTCCGGGAGCGCAGCACCCACGCCGACGTCGACGTCCTCGTGGCACCCGCCGACGTCGACGCCTACCTTGAGGCCATGGCCGCCATCGGGTGGCGATCCCGAATGGGCAGGTACAACGACTACCCGGTGCGCAACCACTCGGTCACGCTCATCCACGACACGTGGCCGGTCGACCTCGACGTCCACCGCGTCTACCCCGGCTTCCTCCGGAGCGCCGACGAGGTGTTCGACGTCCTGTGGAGCCGGCGACAGGAGATCACCTCGGCGCACCAGGGCGTCGACATCCCCGACTTCTCCTCCAGCGCGCTCATCCTCGCCCTGCACTCGGCGCGCAGCCGGGCCGACAACTCCCGCCACGCCGCCGAGCTGGCCCATCTCATCCACCTGTCCGCCGGGTGGTCCGAGCAGCAGCGCGCCGACGTCGCCGAGGTCGCTCGCGCCACCGGCTGCAGCCAAGCGCTCGACGAGGTGCTGCCGCTGATGGGCGTCCCCGTCAGCACCGACGACGGTGCCTCTCCCGCCGACATCGTCCGCTGGCGGCACGTGATCCACGGCGAGGTGTCGTCCCTGGAGGCGTGGCGAGCGAACCTGCGCGAGCAACCGGTCCACCGCTGGCCGGGCCTGGTCTGGCACGCGGTCTGGCCCAGCGAGGAGTTCCTCCGCGCCACGTCGCGCATCCCGCCGAACGCGACGGACATCGACGGCATCCGCCTCAAGCGCCTCACCGACGGCGCCGCCCGCATCGGCCGCGCGCTGAAGGTCAAACTGGGGTGGGGGACGGCCACCACACCGGTCTCGGCGGCCACGCAATCCGCCCAGCCCCGGCCGGGCGAGCCCCCGCTGGTGTCGGTCGTCATCCCCGTGTACAACACGGCCGCCTACCTGGAGGACTGCCTGACCTCGGTGCTCGCGCAGACGTACACCAACCTTGAAATCGTCTGCGTCGACGACGGCTCCACCGACGACTCCCTCGCCATGCTGCAGCGGATCGCCGACGGCGACCCCCGGGTGAGAGTCATCCGCCGCAAGCACGAGGGCGTGGGCGCCACCCGCAACACCGGCATCCGGGTGGCGAGCGGCGAGCTGCTCACCTTCGTCGACTCCGACGACGTGGTCTCCCCCACCCTCGTCGAAACCCTCGTCTCGGCCTTGGGCCACACAGACGCGGTCATGTCAGGCTGGCCCCGCGAGGGACGCATCGTCGACAGCGCAACTGCGATAGCCGAGGGCATACGCTTGGGAACCCTCAACATGCACGGCAAGCTACTGCGCACCGAAGTACTCCGAGACCATACGGTGCTCTTCGAGGAGGACCTGTCCCTGCGCGAGGACATCATCTTCAACGCGGGGTACCTTCTGCAGGCTCGCCGGATCACGCTCCTGCCAGAACAGCTGTACAAGCACCGGCCTCGTCCGGGATCGCTGACCTCTGCATATAGGCCGCACAAGTACGAGGAACTCACGTCGGCGAATTCGCGATTGGCTGGTCTCACTGGCCACCTGCACACGCCCGAGTTCGCGTCGTTGATCAACTATCTGCAGATCCGCAGCCTGATCTCGGCGGGCCTGAACCTGCACCACCCTGATTCCCAGGTGCCCTCGGCCTCCGCGGCGCGGCTGCTGCGCACGTGGCAGAGGGACGCGGGCGACCTACCGGTTCGTCACGGCGATCCGAAGATGCGCGTGGTGGGCCTGCTCTACAACGCGTTGGGCCTCAACGGCACGGTCGGCCTGATCCATTGGCTCAAGGGGCTTCGCGCCAAGCTACCGGGCTGA
- a CDS encoding O-antigen ligase family protein, with product MKVHLSFIDRAGIVLLGLWGTWVVASAISHESAFADALPYLTAPTFGALGVAAGRLLQTRGIPRWFAASLLALSVYVLAGVTVLGRASSPLGYANANAALAVQLSAVAAITALSVRGQARSWAIWAAALFAVAVPWTLSRAGLVLLIAYLVAVAVATIGPAKRRPWVIPASALMVVAAGATVMHAARMSEWPPAYTQAFSSARRQLWSEALGLWAKHPVTGGGPGSFRAIGGLTLDSDTERVHMSVLQVGSELGIIGVILFATFVLLAFVQLVPAEPRSRLLGAAAVAALFIHTFVDHLLEFPAIPLAMGMVVGLASHSRSGVNRA from the coding sequence ATGAAGGTGCACCTGTCATTCATCGATCGTGCTGGCATCGTGCTGCTCGGTCTCTGGGGGACGTGGGTGGTTGCCTCGGCGATCTCCCACGAGTCGGCCTTCGCCGACGCCCTCCCCTACCTCACCGCACCGACCTTCGGAGCTCTGGGAGTGGCCGCGGGCCGTTTGCTGCAGACCCGAGGCATCCCGCGATGGTTCGCCGCGTCCCTGCTGGCGCTCTCCGTCTACGTGCTGGCCGGCGTGACGGTGTTGGGAAGGGCGAGTAGTCCGTTGGGCTATGCGAACGCCAACGCCGCGCTGGCCGTCCAACTCTCCGCCGTGGCCGCCATCACGGCGCTGAGCGTCCGGGGGCAGGCGCGGTCCTGGGCCATCTGGGCTGCTGCGCTGTTCGCCGTCGCCGTCCCGTGGACGCTCAGCCGGGCTGGCCTCGTCCTGTTGATTGCCTACCTGGTGGCCGTCGCCGTCGCGACGATCGGGCCAGCCAAGCGCCGACCGTGGGTGATCCCAGCGTCGGCCCTGATGGTGGTGGCTGCCGGAGCCACCGTCATGCACGCCGCGCGGATGTCCGAGTGGCCGCCGGCCTACACGCAAGCCTTCAGCAGCGCGCGACGGCAGCTCTGGTCGGAGGCCCTGGGGCTGTGGGCGAAGCACCCCGTCACCGGCGGAGGTCCGGGCTCTTTCAGGGCGATCGGCGGATTGACTCTGGATTCGGACACCGAACGGGTACACATGTCGGTGCTCCAGGTGGGGTCAGAGCTTGGCATCATCGGGGTGATCCTCTTCGCGACGTTCGTGCTCCTCGCCTTCGTTCAACTCGTACCTGCCGAGCCACGCTCACGGCTACTGGGCGCGGCCGCCGTCGCCGCGCTGTTCATCCATACGTTCGTCGACCACCTGCTTGAGTTCCCCGCCATCCCGCTGGCGATGGGCATGGTGGTGGGGCTGGCCAGCCATTCCCGGTCTGGGGTGAACCGCGCCTGA
- a CDS encoding ABC transporter ATP-binding protein yields MFISTRLTATVTSDQRQRLAHAYLNSSWAVQSAEPAGRLQELLTSFVTRVSNAVGTLTQAIIALLSLTAFLTTGLAIDALGTLAVLVALSAVGSVLIPLRRHLRSRSRASAKANLGFAKAVAELGSLGMEMQTFGVRRSFTTRIDDLTQAATESQRKVGLLSSAVPPVYVALAYGAILLGVASLSLVASGQLAAVGAIMLLMLRSLSYGQALASYAGSLAANTPFLEQVEETIQRYEQAPAEGGDQTPPSTTPIELSNVTFKYEDGRVGLTDATLTINPGEMVGVIGPSGAGKSTLAQLLLGLRAPDKGTVTTGGRDLRNIEREWWTKRVAFVSQEASLITGTVAENLRFFRAGITDEDLHRAAAQANVLSDVTALPDGFNTSLGERGRELSGGQRQRMSIARALAGSPEVLILDEPTSALDSQSEALIRQTLGELKGRVTVIIIAHRMSTLDYCDRIAVVERGRVTGFDSPDALKTRSSFYRRALRGGLGAE; encoded by the coding sequence GTGTTCATCTCCACCCGGCTGACCGCGACGGTCACATCCGATCAGCGGCAACGGCTCGCCCACGCCTACCTCAACTCGAGCTGGGCGGTTCAGTCGGCGGAGCCTGCCGGAAGGCTCCAAGAGCTTCTAACCAGCTTCGTGACGCGCGTGAGCAATGCCGTCGGGACCCTGACGCAGGCGATCATCGCCCTCCTCAGTCTGACCGCCTTCCTGACCACCGGGCTGGCAATTGATGCGCTTGGAACGTTGGCAGTTCTGGTAGCTCTCAGCGCCGTCGGATCGGTCCTGATCCCGCTACGACGGCACTTGCGCTCCCGGTCTCGGGCTTCGGCCAAGGCCAACCTAGGCTTCGCAAAGGCCGTGGCCGAGTTGGGCTCCCTGGGTATGGAAATGCAGACCTTCGGTGTGCGTCGCAGCTTCACCACCCGCATCGATGACCTGACCCAGGCCGCCACGGAATCCCAACGGAAGGTCGGGCTTCTGAGTTCCGCCGTTCCCCCTGTCTACGTTGCACTGGCCTATGGCGCCATCTTGCTTGGCGTCGCGAGCCTCAGCCTGGTTGCCTCGGGTCAGCTGGCAGCCGTCGGGGCCATCATGCTTCTCATGCTTCGCTCCTTGTCCTACGGGCAAGCGCTGGCGTCCTATGCGGGTTCGTTGGCTGCAAATACCCCTTTTCTGGAGCAGGTCGAGGAAACGATCCAGAGGTACGAACAAGCACCAGCGGAGGGGGGAGATCAGACGCCTCCCTCAACTACACCTATCGAACTCAGCAACGTGACGTTCAAGTACGAGGACGGACGAGTTGGGCTTACGGACGCAACCCTCACGATCAATCCTGGCGAGATGGTCGGTGTCATCGGCCCATCAGGAGCTGGCAAGTCCACGCTCGCGCAACTGCTGCTCGGACTTCGGGCGCCGGATAAGGGGACCGTCACCACCGGAGGAAGGGACCTGCGGAATATAGAAAGGGAGTGGTGGACGAAACGTGTGGCCTTCGTCTCGCAGGAGGCATCCCTCATCACCGGCACGGTGGCCGAAAACCTGCGCTTCTTCAGAGCGGGCATCACCGACGAGGACCTGCACCGGGCGGCCGCACAGGCGAACGTTCTGTCCGACGTAACAGCGCTTCCCGACGGGTTCAACACCAGCCTCGGGGAACGGGGTCGAGAACTGTCTGGAGGTCAACGCCAGCGCATGTCGATTGCTCGCGCGTTAGCGGGTTCACCCGAGGTGCTTATTCTCGACGAACCCACCTCAGCGCTCGATAGTCAGAGCGAGGCACTGATCCGCCAAACACTGGGTGAACTCAAGGGCCGCGTGACGGTCATTATAATCGCTCACCGCATGTCCACCCTCGATTACTGCGATCGTATTGCGGTCGTAGAACGGGGCCGCGTCACCGGCTTCGATTCGCCAGACGCGCTCAAGACCCGCAGTTCATTCTATAGACGTGCCCTCCGTGGCGGTCTGGGAGCTGAGTGA
- a CDS encoding nucleotide sugar dehydrogenase: MQRVEDVKIAVIGLGYVGLPLAVEFGKQLPVVGFDINHRRIDELKDGTDRTLEVTAEEFASVQSLSFTADAADIADCTVFIVTTPTPIDEHKRPDLTPLLSATRTVAAVLKPGDVVIYESTVYPGATEEDCVPILEEISGLTFNEDFFAGYSPERINPGDKEHRVSTIVKVTSGSTPEAADFVDELYRRIITAGTHKAPTIKVAEAAKVIENTQRDVNIALMNELAILFGKLGIDTHDVLAAAGTKWNFLRFTPGLVGGHCIGVDPYYLTHKAQQVGHHPEIILAGRRINDSMGPWVASQMVKLMSKAGVPINGSRVLILGLTFKENTPDLRNTRVVDIISELEGYGINVDVNDPWADPAEAELYYGLQLKDQWDATDYVGIILAVPHRAYVEQLTALTEPLVGARRVFVDLRGALPLGHSTWRL, translated from the coding sequence ATGCAGCGCGTTGAGGACGTGAAGATCGCCGTGATCGGCTTGGGGTACGTCGGGTTACCGCTGGCCGTCGAGTTCGGGAAGCAACTCCCCGTCGTGGGCTTCGACATCAACCACCGCAGGATCGACGAACTCAAGGACGGCACAGACCGCACCCTGGAGGTCACCGCCGAGGAATTCGCGTCCGTCCAGTCCCTGTCTTTCACCGCTGACGCCGCGGACATTGCCGACTGCACGGTCTTCATCGTCACGACCCCCACGCCGATCGACGAGCACAAGCGTCCCGATCTGACTCCGCTGCTCTCTGCCACCCGCACCGTCGCGGCTGTCCTGAAGCCAGGCGACGTCGTCATCTACGAATCCACCGTCTACCCCGGTGCAACCGAAGAGGATTGCGTGCCGATCCTCGAGGAGATCTCCGGACTGACGTTCAACGAGGACTTCTTCGCCGGCTACAGCCCTGAGCGCATCAACCCGGGCGACAAGGAGCACCGCGTCTCCACGATCGTCAAGGTCACCTCGGGCTCCACCCCCGAGGCCGCGGATTTCGTCGATGAGCTCTACCGTCGCATCATCACGGCGGGCACCCACAAAGCCCCGACCATCAAGGTGGCCGAGGCCGCCAAGGTCATCGAGAACACGCAGCGCGACGTCAACATCGCGCTCATGAACGAGCTGGCCATCCTGTTCGGGAAGCTCGGCATCGACACGCATGACGTCCTGGCGGCCGCTGGCACGAAGTGGAACTTCCTGCGCTTCACCCCGGGCCTCGTCGGCGGCCACTGCATCGGCGTCGATCCGTACTACCTCACCCACAAGGCCCAGCAGGTGGGCCACCACCCCGAGATCATCCTGGCCGGCCGCCGCATCAACGACTCGATGGGTCCCTGGGTGGCCTCGCAGATGGTCAAGCTCATGTCCAAGGCGGGCGTGCCAATCAACGGCTCCAGGGTCTTGATCCTGGGACTGACCTTCAAGGAGAACACCCCCGACCTACGCAACACCCGCGTCGTGGACATCATCTCCGAACTGGAGGGTTACGGCATCAACGTGGATGTCAACGACCCCTGGGCGGACCCGGCCGAAGCCGAACTTTACTACGGCCTGCAGCTTAAGGACCAGTGGGATGCAACCGACTACGTTGGCATAATCTTGGCGGTGCCACACCGTGCCTACGTTGAACAGCTGACTGCACTAACGGAACCACTGGTGGGGGCCCGTCGAGTGTTCGTGGACCTTAGGGGTGCCCTACCTCTGGGACACTCAACCTGGCGTCTCTGA
- a CDS encoding glycosyltransferase family 2 protein, with protein MTAQVGIVIPCFNDLADHVREAVESALGQDVPVDVVVVDDGSTRAETLTMLEDLPPSVKVIHTRNSGPAAARNRGVEILATEFVLPLDADDRISPNFARAASSGLARDEDVFIAYADVIFFGDATGHDKKASEVRLADILTANRLPSCSMFRRSDWERIGGYDESLRVGHEDYEFWVRLLAEGGRAVKAANAVFYHRIRAGSRQSQQGLEEAAVRATRAAIARNNPDHREALLTETGVALHLLNRENRRLRAQLAWYHRRYGWTWRLARRLRDQGRGVQ; from the coding sequence ATGACCGCTCAAGTTGGGATCGTGATCCCTTGCTTCAACGACCTGGCGGACCATGTCCGAGAAGCCGTAGAGTCCGCCCTCGGGCAGGACGTTCCCGTAGACGTCGTCGTGGTGGACGACGGTTCGACACGCGCCGAGACCCTCACCATGCTCGAGGATCTCCCGCCCTCGGTCAAAGTCATCCACACGCGAAACTCCGGGCCCGCCGCGGCGCGGAACAGGGGAGTAGAGATTCTCGCGACCGAATTTGTTCTGCCCCTTGACGCGGACGACCGAATCAGCCCGAACTTTGCCCGTGCGGCTTCGTCGGGCCTAGCACGCGACGAGGACGTGTTCATCGCCTACGCAGACGTGATTTTCTTCGGTGATGCCACTGGCCATGACAAGAAGGCTTCGGAGGTTCGCCTAGCGGACATACTGACCGCGAACCGGTTACCTTCTTGCTCGATGTTCCGCCGCTCGGACTGGGAACGCATCGGCGGCTACGATGAGTCGCTTAGAGTGGGACACGAAGACTACGAATTCTGGGTGAGGCTACTCGCGGAGGGTGGACGGGCCGTTAAGGCTGCTAACGCGGTCTTCTATCACCGGATTCGCGCAGGGTCTCGCCAGAGTCAACAGGGGCTTGAGGAGGCGGCCGTCCGCGCCACGCGGGCCGCGATCGCCCGAAATAACCCCGACCACCGGGAAGCTTTACTGACCGAGACCGGCGTTGCGCTCCACCTCTTGAACCGCGAGAATCGGCGCCTCAGAGCTCAACTCGCGTGGTACCACCGCCGCTATGGGTGGACGTGGCGCCTTGCCCGGCGTCTGCGCGACCAAGGACGAGGTGTCCAATGA
- a CDS encoding PqqD family protein — protein sequence MSEREPRWQVRGDVAWTGSGDRFVAMALATPEKQPLVLEGPAALIWQTLSEGPLAETDVVAQVAELAGIEPGVITDDVAAFLRQLEDAKLASCG from the coding sequence ATGAGCGAACGTGAGCCGCGGTGGCAGGTCCGAGGGGACGTCGCGTGGACGGGCAGCGGCGACCGCTTCGTCGCCATGGCCCTGGCCACACCCGAGAAGCAGCCCCTCGTCCTCGAAGGCCCAGCGGCGCTCATCTGGCAGACGCTCAGCGAGGGACCGCTGGCTGAGACCGACGTCGTGGCCCAGGTGGCCGAGCTCGCCGGCATCGAACCGGGAGTGATCACCGACGACGTCGCCGCGTTCCTGCGGCAGCTGGAGGACGCGAAGCTCGCGAGCTGCGGCTGA